In Reichenbachiella agarivorans, one genomic interval encodes:
- the metE gene encoding 5-methyltetrahydropteroyltriglutamate--homocysteine S-methyltransferase: protein MKTSVLGYPRIGSQRELKRASEKYWKQDMDATELLLTAKTIRRQNWALQQKAGVDFIPSNDFSLYDQVLDMSLILGCVPKRYQKVKQELSSLDLYFAMARGIQKEGYDITAMEMTKWFDTNYHYIVPEFEKNQAFVLDASKIVDEYLEAKELGIETRPVLIAPVTFLLLGKEKEDGFHRLDLLDSLLPVYFELLAKLVNLGVTHLQLDDPCLALDLNDAERTAITQTYRQIAEKFPSLKIVLTSYFECYGENLDTVLSLPIEALHLDLVRCESQLEDVLASKQLNSTLKLSLGLVDGRNVWKNDYQDSLNKIQQAVSQLGTDRVWVATSCSLLHSPCDLDLEENSNQLPTAVKNWLAFAKQKVDEVVALGELAGQARSEDAVRNLVANKQANEERRSSGFIHDPKVKRRVSRLAPSHSQRASSFSIRQAKQREVLRLPLFPTTTIGSFPQTPEVRSWRAKFKKQELKQGEYDQLIKTETEETIRFQEEIGLDVLVHGEYERNDMVEYFGEKLEGFVFTHFGWVQSYGSRCVKPPIIFGDVYRKQPMTVKWSAYAQSLTDRPVKGMLTGPVTILQWSFVRNDQPRSTTCQQIALAIRDEVCDLEAAGLKVIQIDEPAIREGLPLRVENWKEYLNWAVEAFRISASGVQDQTQIHTHMCYSEFNDIIENIADMDADVITIETSRSEMELLDAFVEFKYPNEIGPGVYDIHSPRVPSQEEIEKLLQRASELLPIEHIWVNPDCGLKTRQWPETKEALIHLVNAAKKMREAVAIEA, encoded by the coding sequence ATGAAAACCAGCGTATTAGGCTATCCGAGAATTGGTAGCCAACGAGAACTAAAAAGAGCATCCGAGAAGTATTGGAAACAAGACATGGATGCTACGGAACTATTGCTGACAGCCAAAACCATCCGACGACAAAATTGGGCTTTGCAACAGAAGGCAGGGGTCGACTTCATTCCGTCCAACGATTTTTCACTCTACGATCAGGTATTGGACATGTCACTGATCCTAGGATGTGTGCCAAAGCGCTACCAAAAAGTAAAACAAGAACTGTCAAGCTTGGATCTATATTTCGCCATGGCGAGGGGAATCCAAAAAGAGGGCTATGACATCACTGCGATGGAGATGACCAAGTGGTTTGATACCAACTACCACTACATCGTACCAGAGTTCGAAAAAAACCAGGCCTTCGTCCTAGATGCCAGCAAAATAGTCGACGAGTATTTGGAAGCCAAAGAGCTGGGTATAGAAACCAGGCCTGTCCTGATCGCACCGGTGACTTTCTTACTCTTGGGCAAGGAGAAAGAAGATGGCTTTCACCGTCTGGATTTGCTAGATAGTTTACTGCCAGTCTATTTCGAATTACTGGCGAAATTGGTCAATCTAGGTGTGACTCATCTCCAACTAGATGACCCTTGTCTGGCACTCGATCTCAATGATGCCGAACGGACAGCCATCACCCAAACCTACAGACAGATCGCTGAAAAATTTCCCTCACTCAAGATCGTTTTGACCAGCTATTTCGAATGCTATGGAGAAAATCTGGATACTGTCCTGTCTTTGCCTATCGAGGCATTGCACCTAGATTTGGTACGCTGCGAGTCACAGTTGGAGGATGTATTGGCATCCAAGCAATTGAACAGCACCCTCAAATTGTCTTTGGGATTGGTCGATGGTCGCAATGTCTGGAAAAATGATTACCAAGATTCATTGAATAAAATCCAACAAGCCGTATCTCAATTGGGTACAGATAGGGTTTGGGTCGCCACCTCTTGTTCACTCCTACACAGTCCTTGTGATTTGGATCTAGAAGAAAATAGCAACCAATTGCCAACAGCTGTCAAAAACTGGTTAGCCTTTGCCAAGCAAAAAGTAGATGAAGTAGTGGCACTCGGCGAGCTTGCTGGACAAGCCAGATCAGAGGATGCAGTTCGAAATTTAGTTGCCAACAAACAAGCCAATGAAGAAAGAAGAAGCTCAGGGTTCATCCACGATCCCAAAGTAAAACGCCGCGTCAGTCGATTGGCTCCATCGCACAGTCAGCGGGCGTCATCATTTAGCATCAGACAAGCCAAACAGCGCGAGGTGCTTCGTTTGCCTCTGTTTCCGACTACCACGATTGGGTCATTCCCCCAAACACCAGAAGTCAGAAGTTGGAGAGCTAAGTTCAAAAAGCAGGAGTTGAAACAAGGTGAATACGATCAATTGATCAAAACCGAAACCGAAGAAACCATCAGATTCCAAGAAGAAATCGGTCTCGATGTGTTGGTGCATGGTGAGTACGAGCGCAACGACATGGTGGAGTATTTCGGAGAGAAACTGGAGGGTTTTGTATTCACCCATTTTGGATGGGTTCAGAGCTATGGCAGTCGCTGTGTCAAGCCTCCAATTATCTTTGGAGACGTGTACAGAAAACAGCCCATGACCGTCAAATGGTCCGCCTACGCACAATCCCTGACCGACAGACCAGTGAAAGGAATGTTGACAGGCCCTGTTACAATCCTACAGTGGTCGTTCGTACGAAACGACCAGCCAAGGTCCACTACTTGTCAACAGATCGCTTTGGCTATCCGAGATGAAGTTTGCGACTTGGAGGCAGCAGGTCTTAAAGTCATTCAAATTGATGAGCCAGCCATCAGAGAAGGCTTGCCACTCAGAGTGGAAAACTGGAAGGAATATCTGAATTGGGCTGTCGAGGCATTTAGAATATCTGCTAGTGGCGTACAAGACCAGACGCAGATTCACACGCACATGTGCTATTCAGAGTTCAACGACATCATCGAAAACATCGCAGACATGGATGCCGATGTGATCACCATCGAAACCTCGAGATCAGAAATGGAGCTGCTAGATGCCTTCGTCGAATTCAAATACCCTAATGAAATCGGCCCAGGGGTTTATGACATCCATTCGCCACGTGTCCCGAGTCAAGAGGAGATCGAAAAGCTGCTGCAGCGAGCGAGTGAATTGCTACCAATCGAGCATATCTGGGTCAATCCAGACTGCGGACTCAAAACCAGACAATGGCCGGAGACCAAAGAAGCCTTGATCCATCTGGTCAATGCTGCCAAAAAAATGAGAGAGGCGGTAGCCATCGAAGCGTAA
- a CDS encoding copper homeostasis protein CutC, whose translation MSPSKKIILEVCIDSVASAINAQAGGASRVELCDNLAEGGTTPSAGMIKMVRDRLSIDMQVIIRPRVGDFLYTQEEFDVMKEDIKIAKSLGANGVVIGCLLPDGSIDMIRTQELVTLARPMNVTFHRAFDMVADAAQALEDLIRLGVERVLTSGLENDVVSGSTTLTRLILQAGDRIIVMPGGGVRLENAKTLIATTKAKEIHVSGRHTLVSQMTFQNPKVKMGILPDKEYQIQVVDQKLIQRFIQLLNP comes from the coding sequence ATGTCTCCATCCAAAAAAATAATCTTAGAAGTCTGCATCGACTCTGTCGCATCGGCCATCAACGCCCAAGCAGGTGGAGCCTCACGTGTCGAATTGTGTGACAACCTTGCCGAGGGAGGCACCACCCCTAGTGCGGGCATGATCAAAATGGTTCGAGATAGACTATCTATCGACATGCAGGTCATCATCCGACCAAGAGTCGGTGATTTTCTCTACACTCAGGAAGAGTTTGATGTCATGAAAGAAGACATCAAAATCGCCAAATCACTGGGAGCAAATGGAGTAGTCATAGGTTGTCTCCTACCAGATGGCAGTATTGACATGATCCGAACCCAAGAACTGGTAACGCTCGCTCGACCCATGAATGTCACTTTTCACAGAGCATTTGATATGGTTGCGGATGCTGCGCAGGCACTTGAGGACTTGATTCGGCTCGGAGTAGAGCGAGTGTTGACATCTGGATTAGAAAATGATGTCGTGTCAGGTTCTACGACCCTTACGAGATTGATTCTGCAAGCAGGTGATCGCATCATCGTGATGCCAGGCGGAGGAGTTCGTCTTGAAAATGCGAAAACACTGATTGCTACCACAAAAGCCAAAGAAATCCATGTAAGCGGTCGACATACGCTTGTGAGCCAAATGACATTCCAAAATCCAAAAGTAAAAATGGGCATCCTCCCAGATAAGGAATATCAAATACAAGTCGTAGATCAAAAGCTCATTCAACGTTTCATTCAGCTTTTGAATCCGTGA
- a CDS encoding pyridoxal phosphate-dependent decarboxylase family protein: MNTQLHHDLENLDNLLDVVKKQGLYFLNQVDERHTSNQSTVDLDEKLSETGLGGLQTLAHFNEKFEPMMVASTGPRYWGFVTGGSTPASIMGDWLATIYDQNTQTVKGQGDNSAIIEVETINLLLDLFGLPDDFIGGFVSGATMSNFTCLGVARQWLGKELGKDFAKEGITQKINILSATPHSSAIKSLAMLGIGSNNLTQVATLPGSREAMDVEDLEKKIVALDDEPFILISSAGTVNTSDFDDFRAIARLKEKHNFWWHIDAAFGGFAACSPRYKPLVEGWGSADSITMDNHKWMNVPYESAFYLIKRKHQFSQVETFQNSNAPYLGDPLENFNYLNFLPENSRRLKALPVWFSIKAYGKKGYQDIVENSVTMAQLLGQMISESEKLELLAPVRLNNVCFSLSGDENQEKVAGFLTKLNQTGKVFMTPTQFQGKKGIRASFVNWRTTKEDVELVMSEIDKI, from the coding sequence ATGAATACACAATTGCACCATGACCTTGAAAACCTTGATAACTTACTAGATGTCGTCAAAAAGCAAGGTTTATATTTTTTGAATCAGGTAGATGAACGACACACGTCCAATCAATCTACAGTTGATCTTGACGAAAAGCTCAGTGAGACAGGTCTGGGAGGACTCCAAACTTTGGCTCACTTCAATGAAAAATTTGAACCTATGATGGTCGCATCTACTGGACCGAGGTATTGGGGTTTTGTCACGGGCGGTTCCACACCTGCCTCCATCATGGGAGATTGGCTGGCCACTATTTATGATCAGAATACCCAGACCGTCAAAGGTCAAGGTGACAACTCAGCGATCATTGAGGTGGAAACAATCAATTTGCTTTTGGATTTATTCGGCTTGCCCGATGATTTCATAGGTGGTTTTGTGTCAGGTGCAACTATGTCCAATTTCACTTGTTTGGGTGTGGCAAGACAATGGCTTGGCAAGGAACTTGGGAAAGATTTTGCAAAAGAGGGGATCACCCAAAAGATCAACATTCTATCAGCTACACCTCATTCTTCTGCTATCAAATCACTAGCAATGTTAGGCATTGGCAGTAATAATTTAACCCAGGTAGCGACCCTGCCGGGGAGTCGTGAGGCGATGGATGTGGAGGATTTGGAGAAGAAGATCGTGGCGCTCGATGACGAGCCCTTCATTCTCATATCGAGTGCTGGCACAGTCAATACTTCAGATTTCGATGACTTTCGGGCGATTGCCCGATTGAAAGAAAAACATAATTTTTGGTGGCACATAGATGCTGCTTTTGGAGGATTTGCGGCTTGTTCACCTCGATACAAACCTCTGGTTGAGGGTTGGGGTAGTGCAGACAGCATCACCATGGACAACCACAAGTGGATGAATGTCCCCTATGAAAGCGCTTTTTATCTGATTAAAAGGAAGCACCAGTTTTCACAAGTAGAGACCTTTCAAAATTCCAATGCGCCTTACTTGGGTGATCCTTTGGAGAATTTTAATTATCTGAATTTCTTGCCAGAAAACTCACGAAGACTCAAGGCACTCCCTGTTTGGTTTTCGATCAAGGCATACGGTAAAAAAGGGTATCAGGACATTGTGGAGAACTCAGTAACGATGGCTCAGTTGCTTGGTCAAATGATTAGCGAAAGTGAAAAGCTAGAATTATTGGCACCAGTTAGGTTGAACAATGTTTGTTTCAGCCTGTCGGGAGATGAAAATCAAGAAAAGGTTGCTGGGTTTTTGACCAAGTTGAATCAGACGGGCAAAGTGTTCATGACACCCACACAATTTCAGGGGAAGAAGGGAATAAGAGCCTCCTTTGTGAACTGGAGAACCACCAAGGAAGATGTAGAGTTGGTGATGAGTGAAATTGATAAAATATAA
- a CDS encoding NAD(P)/FAD-dependent oxidoreductase — MSKVSAAQLEKINIPKSELPRIVIIGGGFGGMRFVKNINTKKYQVVLLDRYNYHTFQPLLYQVATAGLEPDSIAGPLRKTFQQKKNFYFRMATAQNVDPVEKIITTNIGELSYDHLVLACGSITNFFNNAEFEQKAFPLKQLPHALNLRSQILQNFEKAVLKNDENEVQKLLNYVIVGGGPTGVEVAGALGELKKHVLPKDYPELNLNKMQIYLVEGQERLLSGMSQKSGEKAYEYLKKFDVNLYVGKIVKSFDGDTVILNDGMNIPSETLIWAAGVNGNALSGMEQIITRDKRYLVNEYNKVQGFDEVYAIGDVASMQNKDFERGHPMLAPVAIQQANLLSKNMNKGMNHEQWKAFKYVDKGTMATVGRNKAVTEVFGKLKFGGFMAWLMWMFVHLVLIVEFRNKLVIMSNWIWNYFTYDRGTRLIIRPYIKKKKKPVEEEKQKPLQ; from the coding sequence ATGTCAAAAGTAAGTGCCGCTCAGCTCGAAAAAATTAACATCCCCAAATCAGAATTGCCACGTATCGTCATCATTGGTGGCGGTTTTGGAGGAATGAGGTTTGTGAAGAACATTAATACCAAAAAGTATCAGGTGGTTCTGTTGGATCGCTACAATTATCACACGTTTCAGCCATTGCTCTACCAAGTAGCAACTGCTGGTTTGGAGCCAGATTCTATTGCGGGTCCGTTGCGAAAGACCTTTCAGCAAAAGAAAAATTTCTACTTCCGTATGGCAACCGCCCAAAACGTCGATCCAGTAGAAAAAATCATCACCACCAACATCGGTGAATTGAGTTATGACCATCTCGTGTTGGCATGTGGCTCGATTACCAACTTTTTCAACAACGCAGAATTTGAGCAGAAGGCCTTTCCTCTGAAGCAATTGCCGCATGCGTTAAACCTCAGGTCACAGATTCTTCAGAATTTTGAAAAAGCTGTCTTGAAAAATGACGAAAACGAAGTACAAAAATTGCTAAACTATGTCATCGTCGGTGGTGGGCCTACTGGTGTCGAAGTGGCGGGTGCTTTGGGAGAACTCAAAAAACACGTTTTGCCTAAGGATTATCCAGAACTCAACCTGAACAAAATGCAGATTTATCTGGTCGAGGGACAAGAAAGGCTACTCAGCGGGATGTCTCAAAAATCAGGGGAGAAGGCCTACGAATACTTGAAAAAATTTGACGTCAATCTCTACGTGGGCAAAATTGTCAAATCGTTTGATGGAGATACTGTCATCCTAAACGATGGCATGAACATCCCCTCAGAAACCTTGATTTGGGCAGCAGGCGTCAATGGCAATGCCCTGTCTGGCATGGAGCAAATCATCACCCGTGACAAACGCTACCTGGTCAATGAATACAACAAAGTTCAGGGATTTGATGAAGTCTATGCCATAGGTGATGTCGCCTCGATGCAAAACAAAGATTTCGAAAGAGGACACCCTATGTTGGCTCCTGTAGCGATCCAACAAGCAAACTTGCTCTCAAAAAACATGAACAAAGGCATGAATCATGAGCAATGGAAGGCCTTCAAGTATGTGGACAAAGGGACGATGGCAACTGTCGGACGAAACAAAGCAGTCACAGAAGTCTTTGGTAAGCTGAAGTTCGGCGGATTCATGGCCTGGTTGATGTGGATGTTCGTCCATTTGGTGCTAATCGTAGAGTTCAGAAACAAACTCGTCATCATGAGTAACTGGATCTGGAACTACTTCACCTATGACCGTGGAACTAGACTGATCATTCGCCCTTATATCAAGAAAAAAAAGAAGCCTGTCGAAGAGGAAAAACAAAAGCCGCTTCAGTAA
- a CDS encoding maltose acetyltransferase domain-containing protein has translation MLAGEHCGVADPQLDQERHAARMIFQPINRTGDENKTETSEISYQLFGKAGKGL, from the coding sequence ATGCTCGCTGGCGAGCACTGCGGTGTAGCTGATCCACAACTAGATCAGGAAAGACATGCCGCTCGAATGATTTTCCAACCAATCAACCGTACGGGAGATGAAAACAAGACTGAAACAAGTGAGATTTCTTATCAGCTATTTGGCAAGGCTGGTAAAGGGCTTTGA
- a CDS encoding ClpP family protease: MNIHSHLIPMVIDQSSRGERSYDIFSLLLKERIIFLGTAIDDQIANLIVAQLLYLNSLDPKAQIDMYIHCPGGSVYAGLAIYDAMQMISAPVSTVAVGFSGSMGTALLTSGEKGKRYALAQATIHQHPTGGGAKGYTEDVRIATHEQERLQAQLFHIMGKNTGHTRSEMEEFFRRDRFLNAIEAKAYGLVDEILGDTSNLIKFEAKGNEFTFYAN, from the coding sequence ATGAACATACATTCACATCTCATCCCAATGGTCATCGACCAAAGCAGCAGAGGAGAACGATCTTATGATATCTTTAGTTTGCTCTTGAAAGAGCGCATCATATTTTTAGGAACCGCGATCGACGATCAGATAGCCAACTTGATAGTAGCCCAATTACTATACCTAAACAGCCTAGACCCCAAGGCACAGATAGATATGTATATTCATTGCCCAGGCGGATCGGTATATGCAGGTCTTGCGATATATGATGCCATGCAGATGATCAGCGCACCAGTTTCTACAGTAGCGGTGGGTTTCAGTGGCAGCATGGGTACTGCACTCCTCACCTCAGGAGAAAAAGGAAAGCGCTATGCTCTGGCACAAGCGACTATCCATCAGCACCCCACAGGAGGAGGAGCCAAAGGCTACACAGAGGATGTCCGCATTGCCACCCACGAGCAAGAAAGGCTCCAAGCTCAACTCTTCCATATCATGGGCAAAAATACGGGTCATACCCGAAGTGAGATGGAGGAGTTTTTCAGGAGAGATCGCTTTCTCAATGCGATAGAAGCAAAAGCATATGGCTTGGTAGATGAGATATTGGGAGACACCTCCAACCTAATCAAATTTGAAGCAAAGGGAAATGAGTTTACCTTTTATGCTAACTAG
- a CDS encoding RNA polymerase sigma factor gives MLVLEETVRQTREAKIIEWYTEVFPAACTYIKKRGGDLENAKEIFQEALILYYERSTTSNFLLDVSEEAYLMGIVKNLWLKSHAKEQKMMSLDNVEWQAEHETSPLTEKLLSFLQHSGQKCMDLLQSFYYENLNMKEVATQYGYSSERSATVQKFKCLEKVRDNVKQKSLTYEDFMD, from the coding sequence ATGCTGGTATTAGAAGAAACTGTCAGACAAACTAGGGAGGCCAAGATCATCGAGTGGTACACGGAGGTTTTTCCTGCTGCCTGTACTTACATCAAAAAAAGAGGTGGCGACCTAGAAAACGCCAAAGAGATTTTTCAGGAGGCGCTCATACTTTATTATGAGAGGAGCACAACCAGTAACTTTCTGCTTGACGTCAGTGAAGAGGCCTATCTAATGGGCATCGTCAAAAATCTCTGGCTGAAGAGCCATGCGAAGGAACAGAAAATGATGAGCCTTGACAATGTAGAATGGCAAGCGGAACACGAGACGAGTCCCTTGACAGAAAAGCTACTGTCCTTCCTCCAGCACTCTGGTCAAAAGTGCATGGATCTGTTGCAGTCCTTCTACTATGAAAATCTCAATATGAAAGAAGTGGCGACACAATACGGGTATAGCAGCGAGCGATCCGCCACCGTACAAAAATTCAAGTGCTTGGAAAAGGTAAGAGACAATGTGAAACAAAAATCTTTGACGTATGAAGACTTCATGGATTGA
- the clpB gene encoding ATP-dependent chaperone ClpB, whose amino-acid sequence MNFNQYTVKSQEVINKSGEIVMALGQQAIEPAHLLKAIVETDENVIGFIVKKLGISKEQLVARIDSTVATYAKVSGQQPYLSNEAAAALQRAEAIAKKQKDEFVAIEHLIMGILDGKDKAATLLKELGFNQKDLEAAVKELRGGNNVNSQSAESNYQSLERYSKNLNQLAKDGKIDPVIGRDEEIRRVLQILSRRTKNNPMLIGEPGVGKTAIVEGMAQRIVDGDVPENLKSKTLISLDMGMLVAGAKYKGEFEERLKSVIKEVQDSAGEIILFIDEIHTLVGAGGGEGAMDAANLLKPALARGELHAIGATTLKEYQKYIEKDKALERRFQTVLVDEPNEIDAISILRGIKEKYEVHHGVRIKDDAVIAAVELSSRYISDRHLPDKAIDLMDEAAAKLRIEIDSMPEELDELNRRIMQLEIEREAIRREKNKEREKVLSREISDLSVRRDDLKAKWQNEKAVITGIQSEKENIERFKTEAEQAERAGDFGKVAEIRYGKIQEAEKKLEEFKAKLAQMQGESTLLKEEVGAEDIGEVVAKWTGIPVQKMLQSDREKLLHLEDELGKRVAGQEEAIESIADAVRRSRAGLHDPNRPIGSFIFLGTTGVGKTELAKALADYLFNDENAMVRIDMSEYQERHAVSRLIGAPPGYVGYDEGGQLTEAVRRKPYSVVLLDEIEKAHPDAFNVLLQVLDEGRLTDNKGRVANFKNTIIIMTTNIGAELIQENFSQLDFDNEQEIIDKTKREVMDLMKLSVRPEFLNRVDETIMFRPLDKANIRKIVEIQFKQIKKRLEENGVKLEASPQVFDRLGELGYDPQFGARPLKRVIQKQILNELSKQILSGKVSNEAVIGITLNDQKEMEFINLDEVEIDK is encoded by the coding sequence ATGAATTTTAATCAATATACAGTCAAATCACAAGAGGTCATCAACAAGTCCGGAGAGATTGTGATGGCACTCGGACAACAAGCCATCGAACCAGCACATCTACTCAAGGCCATCGTAGAGACAGATGAGAATGTCATAGGGTTTATTGTCAAAAAATTAGGAATCAGCAAGGAGCAATTGGTAGCCCGAATCGATAGCACCGTAGCAACCTATGCCAAGGTATCGGGTCAGCAGCCGTATCTATCCAATGAAGCTGCAGCAGCACTGCAAAGAGCTGAAGCCATCGCCAAGAAGCAAAAAGATGAATTTGTAGCTATAGAGCACCTCATCATGGGTATCCTAGATGGAAAGGACAAAGCAGCTACTTTGTTGAAGGAATTAGGGTTCAATCAAAAGGATCTTGAGGCAGCAGTCAAAGAATTGCGTGGAGGAAACAACGTGAATAGTCAAAGCGCAGAATCAAACTATCAGTCGCTAGAGCGCTACTCCAAGAACCTGAACCAACTCGCCAAAGATGGAAAAATTGACCCTGTAATAGGTCGAGACGAAGAGATCAGACGCGTGTTGCAGATTTTGTCCCGCAGGACCAAAAACAACCCGATGCTGATCGGTGAGCCGGGTGTGGGTAAAACAGCCATCGTGGAAGGGATGGCCCAACGCATCGTGGATGGTGATGTCCCAGAAAACCTAAAGTCCAAGACTTTGATTTCCCTAGACATGGGGATGCTCGTGGCAGGAGCCAAATACAAAGGTGAGTTTGAAGAGCGACTTAAATCCGTGATCAAAGAAGTGCAGGACTCTGCTGGAGAGATCATTCTTTTCATCGATGAGATTCACACACTGGTGGGAGCGGGCGGAGGCGAAGGAGCCATGGATGCCGCTAACTTACTGAAACCTGCTTTGGCAAGAGGTGAGCTACATGCGATAGGTGCCACTACGCTGAAGGAGTATCAAAAATACATCGAGAAAGACAAGGCACTGGAGCGTAGGTTTCAGACGGTCTTGGTAGACGAGCCTAATGAGATAGATGCGATTTCTATCCTGAGAGGGATCAAAGAAAAATATGAGGTACACCACGGAGTTAGGATCAAGGATGATGCGGTGATTGCTGCAGTAGAATTGTCGAGCAGATATATCTCTGATCGTCATTTGCCTGACAAGGCGATTGACCTGATGGACGAAGCAGCGGCCAAACTCAGAATCGAGATTGACTCTATGCCTGAAGAACTTGATGAGCTCAATCGTCGAATCATGCAGTTGGAAATCGAGCGTGAGGCCATCCGTAGAGAAAAAAATAAGGAGAGAGAAAAAGTGCTCTCCCGTGAAATCTCTGATCTATCTGTGCGTCGAGATGACTTGAAAGCCAAATGGCAAAATGAGAAAGCAGTTATCACGGGGATTCAGTCAGAGAAGGAGAATATCGAGCGCTTCAAGACCGAAGCGGAACAAGCAGAGCGTGCTGGGGACTTTGGTAAAGTGGCCGAAATCCGATATGGTAAGATTCAGGAAGCAGAGAAAAAGCTAGAAGAGTTCAAAGCCAAACTGGCACAGATGCAAGGTGAGAGTACTTTGTTGAAGGAGGAAGTAGGTGCTGAGGACATCGGCGAGGTGGTTGCAAAATGGACAGGGATACCTGTACAGAAAATGCTGCAAAGTGATCGAGAGAAGTTGCTCCACCTAGAAGATGAATTGGGCAAGCGTGTAGCTGGCCAGGAAGAAGCGATCGAAAGCATTGCTGATGCCGTCAGACGCAGCAGAGCAGGATTGCATGACCCGAACAGACCGATTGGTTCCTTCATCTTCCTAGGTACGACAGGTGTGGGTAAGACTGAGTTGGCAAAGGCCTTGGCAGATTACTTGTTCAACGATGAGAATGCCATGGTCAGAATCGACATGTCAGAGTACCAGGAGCGACATGCGGTCAGCCGCTTGATTGGAGCACCTCCGGGATATGTGGGTTATGACGAAGGAGGACAGTTGACCGAGGCAGTGCGAAGAAAGCCCTACTCTGTGGTCTTACTGGATGAGATCGAAAAGGCGCACCCAGATGCATTCAATGTGCTGTTGCAAGTATTGGACGAGGGTCGATTGACTGATAACAAAGGTCGTGTGGCGAATTTCAAAAACACAATCATTATCATGACGACCAACATAGGTGCGGAGTTGATTCAGGAGAATTTCTCCCAATTAGATTTTGACAATGAGCAGGAGATCATTGACAAGACCAAAAGAGAGGTTATGGATTTGATGAAGCTCTCTGTGAGACCAGAGTTTTTGAATCGTGTGGATGAGACGATTATGTTCAGACCGTTGGACAAAGCCAACATTCGCAAGATTGTAGAGATTCAATTCAAACAGATCAAGAAACGTTTGGAGGAAAATGGCGTGAAGTTGGAAGCGTCTCCACAGGTATTCGACAGGTTGGGAGAGTTGGGTTATGATCCACAGTTTGGAGCTAGACCGCTCAAGAGAGTGATTCAAAAACAAATTCTCAATGAGCTGTCCAAACAAATCCTCTCTGGCAAAGTCAGCAATGAAGCAGTGATCGGCATCACGCTCAATGATCAAAAAGAGATGGAGTTCATCAATCTTGATGAAGTAGAAATCGACAAATAA
- a CDS encoding MarC family protein, with translation MFNAAFYDSLGLMLFMLNPFLLIVYLIDLVEELDSKTFSIVLIRAALISGCCYITFAVLGNEIFDTLFKADFASFQIFGGIVFLITGIQYVFNGNKAMKKLRGEPKYVQGGIVMPIMVGPGTISASIIVGQRLSYPTAILIIVISLIVCISLVILLKYIYSAVKTKNEDLVLRYIDIIGRVAALLIGTFSIEMIMSGLKTWVAKF, from the coding sequence ATGTTCAATGCAGCATTTTACGATTCCCTAGGCTTGATGCTTTTTATGCTCAACCCTTTTTTATTGATTGTGTACCTGATTGATTTGGTAGAGGAGCTAGATTCCAAGACCTTTTCGATCGTACTGATCCGAGCAGCACTCATCAGCGGTTGTTGTTACATCACATTTGCTGTGTTGGGCAATGAAATATTTGATACCCTATTCAAAGCTGATTTTGCGTCTTTCCAGATCTTTGGAGGTATTGTCTTTCTCATCACGGGGATTCAATATGTATTCAATGGCAACAAGGCCATGAAAAAGCTAAGAGGTGAACCCAAATATGTACAGGGAGGAATTGTGATGCCCATCATGGTCGGGCCTGGTACCATTAGCGCCAGCATCATAGTCGGTCAGCGACTGAGCTACCCGACTGCTATTCTCATTATTGTGATATCGCTCATCGTTTGTATCAGTTTGGTGATTCTACTCAAATACATCTACTCCGCTGTGAAAACCAAAAACGAAGACCTGGTACTGCGCTACATCGACATCATCGGTAGAGTCGCTGCATTGCTCATCGGAACTTTCTCTATCGAGATGATTATGAGCGGACTCAAAACATGGGTAGCTAAGTTCTAA